A window of the Brachyspira suanatina genome harbors these coding sequences:
- the trhA gene encoding PAQR family membrane homeostasis protein TrhA — protein sequence MNADLNNNIVKNSVSKISAVICIICASSAIAVLVLLIINSKTAREITSFSLYSSFLTIFYIINSIYHFFPFNNKAKKVFYILSHAFFIMMIWGVYIPPCLISLQNGWGWSFFGIITGLCALGITLRSVFGYRWRGATETIYYFLLNWVWLIAISKIATAVGEYGAILYLTGFLLLNIAMVFYRLAMYEANRRYTLFLPLFYSLLIISNVCHAVFMFRYVANIF from the coding sequence ATGAACGCTGATTTGAATAATAATATAGTAAAGAATTCTGTTTCTAAGATAAGTGCAGTTATATGCATAATATGTGCTAGTTCTGCAATAGCTGTCTTAGTGCTTTTAATAATTAATTCTAAAACTGCAAGGGAAATTACTTCATTTTCTCTATACTCAAGTTTTTTAACAATATTTTATATAATAAATTCAATATATCATTTTTTCCCTTTTAATAATAAAGCAAAAAAGGTTTTTTATATATTATCCCATGCTTTTTTTATTATGATGATATGGGGAGTGTACATTCCGCCATGTTTAATATCATTACAAAATGGTTGGGGCTGGAGCTTCTTTGGTATTATTACAGGACTTTGCGCACTAGGTATTACTTTAAGAAGCGTATTCGGATACAGATGGCGAGGCGCTACTGAAACAATATATTATTTTTTATTAAATTGGGTTTGGCTTATAGCTATATCAAAAATAGCTACTGCCGTAGGAGAATACGGAGCGATATTATATTTAACAGGTTTTCTTCTTTTGAATATAGCAATGGTATTTTATAGGCTTGCTATGTATGAAGCAAACAGAAGATATACTTTATTTTTACCTTTATTTTACTCACTTTTAATAATATCTAATGTATGTCATGCAGTTTTTATGTTTAGATATGTTGCTAACATTTTCTAA
- a CDS encoding D-alanine--D-alanine ligase family protein codes for MILNSELKQNILNRFKNKKIAVLHGGLSSEREVSLRSGQNVYKALTSFDEIKDNCILIDVKDSYELVKTLKENNIEYCYNILHGTSGEDGTIQGLLESLNIKYTGENILVSAVCMNKVYTKRIWKSSNVSTADFMILKDVKEINDNNVKGSLLSFNFPIILKPISDGSSVGVHLIKTKSEFENVVKDIKDIQNYFLEPYIKGKEITVGLVKQDDDNTYVFPILGINPKNEIYDYEAKYTPGKTEMEMPAKLSKEMENKVVETCKKAYRVLGCSGLSRIDAIVGDDNEVYLMEVNTQGGMTNTSDIPAMARHINLDFNDLVLYILGLLK; via the coding sequence ATGATATTAAACAGTGAATTAAAACAAAATATTTTAAATAGGTTTAAAAATAAAAAAATAGCAGTTTTGCATGGCGGATTAAGCTCCGAAAGAGAAGTTTCACTCAGAAGCGGACAGAATGTTTATAAGGCATTAACCAGCTTCGATGAAATTAAAGATAATTGTATTTTAATAGATGTTAAAGATTCTTATGAGTTGGTAAAAACATTGAAAGAAAATAATATTGAATACTGCTACAATATTTTGCATGGTACTTCAGGAGAGGACGGAACTATTCAGGGTCTTTTGGAGAGTCTTAATATTAAATATACAGGTGAAAATATTTTAGTAAGTGCCGTTTGTATGAATAAGGTTTATACTAAAAGAATATGGAAGTCATCAAATGTATCTACTGCAGATTTTATGATTCTTAAAGATGTTAAAGAAATTAATGATAATAATGTGAAAGGAAGCTTACTTTCTTTTAATTTCCCTATAATATTAAAGCCTATATCAGACGGCTCAAGTGTGGGAGTTCATTTGATAAAGACAAAATCAGAATTTGAAAATGTAGTAAAAGATATAAAAGATATTCAAAATTATTTTTTAGAGCCTTATATAAAAGGAAAAGAGATTACAGTTGGATTAGTAAAACAAGATGATGATAATACTTATGTCTTTCCAATATTAGGGATAAATCCTAAAAATGAAATATACGATTATGAGGCAAAATATACACCAGGAAAAACAGAAATGGAAATGCCTGCCAAATTATCAAAAGAAATGGAAAACAAAGTGGTAGAAACATGTAAGAAGGCTTATAGAGTTTTAGGCTGCAGCGGACTTTCAAGAATAGATGCTATAGTCGGCGATGATAATGAAGTTTATCTTATGGAAGTAAATACTCAAGGCGGTATGACAAATACTTCTGATATACCTGCAATGGCCAGGCATATAAATCTTGATTTTAATGATCTTGTTTTATATATATTAGGTCTTTTAAAATAA
- a CDS encoding YcxB family protein, producing the protein MKKEYKYRLTEDDFIDFQLHYLKSNSNMNSSVKKTIIILVVLYIVVFASMAIYFRDNAFLIVVIALLVSAFSILQIFTYKKRLEKKIVKKVKEYVRSGKLDKVFGDKELTIYDNKVVFKEERGTSSFNKDEIKKIDSTNKCVFFYIDEMSAIIIPKQILSSEDIDFLLSYKK; encoded by the coding sequence ATGAAAAAAGAATATAAATATAGATTGACAGAAGATGATTTTATAGATTTTCAGCTTCATTATTTGAAATCAAATTCAAATATGAATTCATCAGTAAAAAAAACCATTATAATACTTGTAGTATTGTATATTGTAGTATTTGCATCTATGGCAATATATTTTAGAGATAATGCTTTTTTAATAGTAGTAATAGCTTTACTTGTATCTGCTTTTTCTATTCTTCAAATATTCACATATAAAAAACGCCTTGAAAAAAAGATTGTTAAAAAAGTAAAAGAGTATGTAAGAAGCGGTAAATTGGATAAAGTTTTCGGAGATAAAGAATTAACCATATATGATAATAAAGTAGTTTTCAAAGAAGAGAGAGGAACAAGCAGTTTCAATAAAGATGAAATTAAAAAAATAGACTCTACAAATAAATGTGTATTTTTTTATATAGATGAAATGTCTGCTATAATAATACCTAAACAGATATTGAGTTCTGAAGATATAGATTTTCTTTTATCATATAAGAAATAA
- a CDS encoding ankyrin repeat domain-containing protein translates to MIKKYIVLIIVGIVLMVNISYGISQDERNFLNACHYDYIDEIEKLIDKVNINVQDEEKGYTPLMNAIRGRKIETVKILLEHNADVTKIKDNSGRNAFFWAAALDELEMLKLFEKYNPDFNTVDNDGATALFYASKIETMDYLIKNGIDVNKKDITGRTALIQYSLAYQSQNIVKFLIENGADVNAQDNEGITTLMFAVKDYNIEIVNMCLSANANLHIKDKEGKTALFYTLLYFYAIDYGKNMTYNMFGKINADISEFITGNRKKEQEEATKNVIKFVKLLTDNGADINSQDNKGNTLLMYAVTFKYKPLVDEILKFNPDLNIKNKEGKTASDIAKEYGYKIV, encoded by the coding sequence ATGATAAAAAAATATATTGTCTTAATTATTGTTGGAATAGTTTTAATGGTAAATATTTCTTATGGTATATCTCAAGATGAAAGAAATTTTTTGAATGCCTGCCATTATGATTACATTGATGAAATTGAAAAATTAATTGATAAAGTTAATATTAATGTTCAAGATGAAGAAAAAGGATATACTCCTTTAATGAATGCTATAAGAGGAAGAAAAATAGAAACTGTTAAAATTTTATTAGAACATAATGCAGATGTTACTAAAATAAAAGATAATAGCGGAAGAAATGCATTTTTCTGGGCTGCTGCTTTAGATGAACTTGAAATGTTAAAATTATTTGAAAAATATAATCCTGATTTTAATACTGTAGATAATGACGGTGCTACTGCTTTATTTTATGCTAGTAAAATAGAAACTATGGATTATCTAATAAAAAATGGTATTGATGTTAATAAAAAAGATATAACTGGAAGAACTGCTTTAATACAATATTCTTTAGCATACCAAAGCCAAAATATTGTAAAGTTTTTAATTGAAAACGGCGCAGATGTTAATGCTCAGGATAATGAAGGAATAACAACATTGATGTTTGCTGTTAAGGATTATAATATTGAAATAGTAAATATGTGCTTATCAGCAAATGCCAATCTTCATATAAAAGACAAAGAAGGAAAAACAGCTTTATTTTATACATTATTATATTTTTATGCTATAGATTATGGTAAAAATATGACATATAATATGTTTGGAAAAATTAATGCTGACATAAGTGAATTTATAACAGGGAATAGAAAAAAAGAACAAGAAGAAGCAACTAAAAATGTTATTAAATTTGTAAAGCTATTAACAGATAATGGTGCAGATATCAATTCACAGGATAACAAAGGAAACACTTTATTAATGTATGCTGTAACCTTTAAATATAAACCTCTTGTAGATGAGATATTAAAATTCAATCCTGATCTTAATATAAAAAATAAAGAAGGTAAAACAGCTAGTGATATAGCAAAAGAATACGGTTATAAAATAGTATAA
- a CDS encoding regulatory protein RecX, whose translation MKLKGDKIHIKVSGGDVFTIPKNGLYELDLYEGMELEYDEIPHIRFRAFESAARKSAVSILKRGFISEGMLREKLTKKGHKKRFIRHAVNYCKEYDLIDDKRFVKIAINSLKLKGKSKRHIIDYLKKNKVKPSLIEKAQNSISDKIDDKALKDAIRKYYKLYEHKERKEDYIIKTLMRKGFKYDRIKTLVRKYIDKKENYKD comes from the coding sequence ATGAAATTAAAAGGCGATAAGATACATATCAAAGTATCAGGCGGAGATGTATTCACTATACCAAAAAACGGACTCTATGAACTGGATTTATACGAGGGAATGGAGCTTGAATACGATGAAATACCTCATATAAGATTCAGAGCTTTTGAATCTGCTGCAAGAAAATCTGCTGTATCAATATTGAAACGCGGATTTATAAGCGAGGGTATGCTTAGAGAGAAACTCACAAAAAAAGGGCATAAAAAAAGATTTATTAGGCATGCCGTAAATTACTGCAAAGAATATGATCTTATAGATGATAAAAGATTCGTAAAGATAGCAATTAATAGTTTAAAGCTTAAAGGCAAAAGCAAAAGACATATAATAGATTATTTAAAGAAAAATAAAGTAAAGCCAAGTTTGATAGAAAAAGCTCAAAATTCTATAAGCGATAAAATAGATGATAAAGCTTTAAAAGATGCTATAAGAAAATATTATAAACTATATGAACATAAAGAAAGAAAAGAAGATTATATTATAAAGACATTGATGCGTAAGGGTTTTAAATACGATAGAATCAAAACTCTAGTAAGAAAATATATAGATAAAAAAGAAAATTATAAAGATTAA
- a CDS encoding ankyrin repeat domain-containing protein, translating to MKKLILILSFLLSIFTISCSNNNNNILDAIVNNDLEGLKKLINKENINTGITIKDEVSILDRSYEINKETPIILAVLSRNKDMIRYLLDNGADPSIYDGRERNAFLWACGAGNVEIIQMLVEHDPNLVNSRTGNNANGIIIAADFRNIDVFEYLVKDLGLDVNHMDDLGVTALLLSRKKEAKEKLIELGAKR from the coding sequence ATGAAAAAACTAATTTTAATTCTATCATTTTTATTGAGTATCTTTACTATATCTTGTTCAAATAATAATAATAATATATTAGATGCTATAGTAAATAATGATTTAGAAGGTCTCAAAAAATTAATAAACAAAGAAAATATTAATACTGGAATAACCATAAAGGATGAGGTTTCTATATTAGATAGATCTTATGAGATTAATAAAGAAACTCCTATCATATTAGCTGTACTTAGTAGAAATAAAGATATGATAAGATATCTGCTTGATAATGGTGCTGATCCTTCTATTTATGACGGCAGAGAGAGAAATGCTTTTCTTTGGGCTTGCGGTGCAGGTAATGTTGAAATTATACAGATGTTAGTTGAACATGATCCTAATTTAGTTAATTCAAGAACCGGCAATAATGCTAATGGAATTATTATAGCAGCGGATTTTCGTAATATAGATGTATTTGAATATTTAGTAAAAGATTTAGGTCTTGATGTAAATCACATGGATGATTTAGGAGTAACTGCTCTGCTTTTATCTCGTAAAAAAGAGGCTAAAGAAAAATTAATAGAGCTTGGTGCAAAAAGATAA
- a CDS encoding AMP-binding protein produces the protein MIKERLSDYIQNTIKENWDINALADYGTNNILKYSDIAKNILKIHIGFKKLDIHKGEKIALCGANSVNWALTYISIVSYGAVVVPILVDFSKEDIASILKDSGVKFLFADSHILKGIDSNTLSLLTKSFHLHNFDTFTIEEENAEEKKESNKKIENIFSDIEIEDIKKEDFNLTIFENDTLATIIYTSGTTGFSKGVMLNHNSLAANIRFAINNMPIKPNDHILSFLPLAHVFGCLFDFLFPFSRGACIYMLNAIPSPNILLKAFDEVKPNLILMVPLIIEKIYLKKILPTISKPLVSNLLKLPIISSILKSKIRNTLTQSFGGNFHEVIIGGSALNSDVEKFLMDIGFKFTVGYGMTECGPLISYGPWDKHVPRSCGCIIDTLEVKIDAEKEGDVGEIMVKGENVMLGYYKNYKATADVLSKDGWLRTGDLGVLGENNRIFIRGRSKNMLLGASGQNIYPEEIESKLNAMPYILESLVLQRDNKLHALLYLDAERIRDEKLSEEEVNKLIENNRIEVNKLLPEFGRISGFTIQKEEFIKNPTKKIKRFLYK, from the coding sequence ATGATTAAAGAAAGACTAAGCGACTATATTCAAAATACTATAAAAGAAAATTGGGATATTAATGCATTAGCTGATTACGGTACTAATAATATATTAAAATATTCTGATATAGCTAAAAATATTCTAAAAATACATATAGGTTTTAAAAAGCTTGATATACATAAAGGTGAAAAAATAGCTCTATGCGGTGCTAATTCCGTTAATTGGGCTTTAACATACATATCTATAGTAAGCTACGGAGCTGTGGTTGTTCCTATACTTGTAGACTTCTCAAAAGAAGATATAGCATCAATATTAAAAGATTCAGGAGTTAAGTTTTTATTTGCTGATTCTCATATTTTAAAAGGAATCGACTCAAATACTTTATCGCTTCTCACTAAATCTTTTCATTTACATAATTTCGATACTTTCACTATAGAAGAAGAAAATGCAGAAGAAAAAAAAGAAAGTAATAAAAAAATAGAAAATATATTCAGCGATATAGAAATCGAAGATATAAAAAAAGAAGATTTTAATCTTACTATATTTGAAAATGACACTTTAGCTACTATAATATATACTTCAGGAACTACAGGATTCAGTAAAGGAGTTATGCTTAATCATAATTCATTAGCTGCTAATATAAGATTTGCTATTAATAATATGCCTATAAAGCCTAATGATCATATACTTTCTTTCCTTCCTCTTGCCCATGTATTCGGATGTTTATTCGACTTTTTATTTCCATTCTCAAGAGGGGCATGCATATATATGCTTAATGCGATACCTAGTCCTAATATATTACTTAAAGCATTCGATGAGGTAAAACCAAATCTTATATTGATGGTTCCTCTTATCATAGAAAAAATTTATCTTAAAAAAATACTTCCTACTATAAGCAAGCCTTTAGTTTCTAATTTATTAAAATTGCCTATTATATCATCTATACTAAAATCAAAAATAAGAAATACTCTAACTCAATCTTTCGGCGGAAATTTCCATGAGGTTATAATAGGAGGAAGTGCTTTAAATAGCGATGTAGAAAAATTTCTTATGGATATAGGTTTTAAATTCACAGTAGGATATGGTATGACTGAATGCGGACCTTTAATAAGTTACGGACCTTGGGATAAGCATGTGCCTAGAAGCTGCGGATGCATAATAGACACTTTAGAAGTAAAAATAGATGCTGAAAAAGAAGGCGATGTCGGTGAGATTATGGTTAAGGGTGAAAATGTTATGCTTGGATATTATAAAAACTACAAAGCAACTGCTGATGTACTTTCTAAAGACGGATGGCTTAGAACTGGGGATTTAGGGGTGCTTGGCGAAAACAACAGAATATTTATCAGAGGAAGAAGCAAGAATATGCTCCTTGGTGCCAGCGGACAGAATATTTATCCTGAAGAGATTGAAAGCAAGTTAAATGCTATGCCTTATATATTAGAGTCTTTAGTTTTACAAAGGGATAATAAACTTCATGCTTTACTATATTTGGATGCTGAAAGAATAAGAGATGAAAAATTAAGCGAAGAAGAAGTTAATAAACTTATAGAAAACAACAGAATAGAAGTTAATAAACTGCTTCCTGAATTTGGAAGGATATCAGGATTTACTATCCAAAAAGAAGAGTTTATAAAGAATCCTACTAAGAAAATAAAAAGGTTCTTATATAAATAA
- a CDS encoding glycosyltransferase family 2 protein, which translates to MIKVSVILPIYNVEKYLPKCLESIINQTLKDIEIICVNDCSSDNSENIIKEYAKKDNRIKLINNEKNIGVGLSRNIGVNSSNGEYISFIDSDDFVDNNYLESLYTTAKKYDADIVFTNNIYTVNESKGYIKPYYHNRLEKWKKDFKDKCFEGISNFNVSTIEKENTPEYPLVAVWNKLYKKAFITNNNLKFQNYIVAEDSEFFYKYLVYNPKMYYNNNAKYYYVQRKSSAVHSIEKDEKTVSDALSVFSNIFNFYKEKNINLLKESSYYNFNSFLFVFNNYKADNKNEFYKKCHGLMKKLDVEIDRDKHAFYAYSVYVMKTYDDYNIYLEKIESIKKKVFDAAWWIPSITLREKYKKTNLDKLANKNWK; encoded by the coding sequence ATGATTAAAGTATCTGTAATTTTGCCAATATATAATGTAGAAAAATATCTGCCTAAATGTTTGGAAAGCATTATAAATCAAACATTAAAAGATATAGAGATAATATGTGTTAATGACTGCTCCTCTGATAATTCAGAAAATATAATAAAAGAATATGCCAAAAAAGATAATAGAATAAAACTTATAAATAATGAAAAAAATATTGGTGTAGGACTTTCAAGAAATATAGGTGTTAATTCAAGCAATGGAGAATATATTTCTTTTATAGATTCTGATGACTTTGTAGATAATAATTATTTAGAGAGTTTATATACCACAGCAAAAAAATATGATGCCGATATAGTTTTTACCAACAACATATATACAGTTAATGAAAGTAAAGGATATATAAAACCTTATTATCATAATAGATTAGAAAAATGGAAAAAAGATTTTAAAGATAAATGTTTTGAAGGAATAAGCAATTTTAATGTAAGCACAATAGAAAAAGAAAATACTCCTGAATATCCTCTTGTTGCTGTTTGGAATAAATTATATAAAAAAGCATTCATTACAAATAATAATTTAAAATTTCAAAATTATATAGTAGCTGAAGATAGTGAATTCTTTTATAAATATTTAGTTTATAATCCAAAAATGTATTACAATAATAATGCTAAATATTATTATGTTCAAAGAAAGTCATCAGCAGTTCATTCTATAGAAAAAGATGAAAAAACTGTATCGGATGCTTTATCCGTATTCAGCAATATATTTAACTTTTATAAAGAAAAAAATATTAATCTATTAAAAGAATCCAGTTATTATAATTTCAATTCTTTTTTATTTGTATTCAATAATTATAAAGCTGATAATAAAAATGAATTCTATAAAAAATGTCATGGACTAATGAAAAAATTAGATGTTGAAATAGACAGAGATAAACATGCATTTTATGCTTATAGTGTATATGTGATGAAAACTTATGATGATTATAATATATATTTAGAAAAGATTGAATCAATCAAGAAAAAAGTTTTTGATGCAGCTTGGTGGATACCTTCAATTACATTAAGAGAAAAATATAAAAAAACAAATCTCGATAAGCTTGCAAATAAAAATTGGAAATAA
- a CDS encoding S41 family peptidase: protein MMKNKERLLWIFLLIFVVAISFFNFKSPSLAIAQQGNAQSDNDFYYYSRLFQKVFATLQQNFVDTNSVTTKKLMYGAIKGMLEATEDPFTFLLDEELNTALNTEMSGKYGGVGLSISKNADKGLMVVSPIEDGPGEKAGILSGDIITEIDGKSTKDMSVDNAANIMRGKEGSKVTLTIVREGVAEPIKYPLTRAIIEIKSVKYKMVDNNIGYIRITTFGDDTARDLENALIDLKKQGMKKLILDLRNNPGGRLDTAINIVEEFLSEGKIVYTRGRSRNENQDYYASKKGDEWLEGDTLVLVNQYSASASEILSGALQDSGRAKLLGETTFGKFSVQYVLPLDARDNTSFKFTVAHYYTPNGRRLHGKGLTPDFVVVEPKLTSTDITALTELRKGGQISAYAKKYPNESSDATALPAFKEELRNQNIMPSDYLLERLIYNERNLDNYKEIYDLRYDKQLKAAIEYLQTGKEPPQDKEEPRENWSNEKEEN from the coding sequence ATGATGAAAAACAAAGAAAGACTTTTATGGATATTTCTTTTAATTTTTGTAGTAGCAATTTCTTTTTTCAATTTTAAAAGTCCTTCGCTTGCAATAGCACAGCAGGGAAATGCTCAGTCTGATAATGATTTTTATTATTACAGCAGATTGTTCCAAAAAGTATTTGCAACATTACAGCAGAATTTTGTTGATACTAATAGTGTAACAACAAAAAAACTTATGTATGGTGCTATAAAAGGTATGCTTGAAGCTACTGAAGACCCATTTACATTTTTACTTGATGAGGAATTAAATACAGCATTAAATACTGAAATGTCTGGTAAATACGGTGGAGTAGGACTTTCTATTTCAAAGAATGCTGATAAAGGCTTAATGGTAGTTTCTCCTATAGAAGATGGTCCGGGTGAAAAAGCTGGTATATTATCAGGCGATATAATAACAGAGATAGACGGAAAAAGCACAAAAGATATGTCTGTTGATAATGCTGCTAATATAATGAGAGGAAAAGAGGGCAGTAAAGTAACTTTAACTATAGTAAGAGAAGGAGTGGCTGAGCCTATTAAATATCCTCTTACAAGAGCAATCATTGAAATAAAAAGTGTTAAATATAAAATGGTTGATAATAATATAGGATATATAAGAATAACTACTTTCGGTGATGATACTGCTAGAGATTTAGAAAATGCTTTAATAGATCTTAAAAAACAAGGTATGAAAAAACTTATTCTTGATTTAAGAAACAATCCTGGCGGAAGACTTGATACTGCTATAAATATAGTAGAAGAATTCCTATCTGAAGGAAAAATAGTTTATACAAGAGGAAGAAGCAGAAATGAAAATCAGGATTATTATGCTTCTAAGAAAGGCGATGAATGGCTTGAAGGCGATACATTAGTTTTAGTTAATCAATACAGTGCTTCTGCTTCTGAAATACTTTCAGGTGCATTACAAGACAGCGGAAGAGCTAAACTTTTGGGTGAAACTACATTCGGAAAATTCAGTGTTCAGTATGTGCTTCCATTAGATGCTAGAGATAATACTTCTTTCAAATTTACTGTAGCACATTATTATACACCAAATGGAAGAAGACTTCATGGTAAAGGTTTAACTCCTGACTTTGTTGTGGTAGAGCCTAAACTTACAAGCACTGATATAACAGCGTTAACAGAGCTTAGAAAAGGCGGACAGATTTCTGCTTATGCTAAAAAATACCCTAATGAAAGTTCAGATGCAACTGCTTTGCCTGCTTTCAAAGAAGAATTAAGAAATCAAAATATAATGCCTAGCGATTATTTACTTGAGCGTTTAATATATAACGAAAGAAACTTAGATAATTATAAAGAGATATATGATCTTCGTTATGATAAACAGTTGAAGGCTGCTATTGAATATTTACAAACAGGTAAAGAGCCTCCTCAAGATAAAGAAGAGCCTAGAGAAAATTGGTCAAATGAAAAAGAAGAAAATTAA
- a CDS encoding DinB family protein — translation MIDNKVKELARKIETESKKLDKKIKDIEKIKLSITKDLKKNVKELKTNQLKKLQEEKKNITDKVKEMKSNLLNARKENTTEEVNKKIDEKKRNIENNANKKPIDKTAKKIMNMMALYNKNANKKLIEILITVKEEDLIKETNAYFKSVLGTFKHIIQCDIYFFNVYRKYSSKKKIENEDILNYLNEDFTFNINIDEDLNSLIDIRKKLDDVIIAIVNSIEDFNISGKVIIPNAVIKKPRYHLIMHALNHGTHHRGEISVMLDQMEYKNDYSNLMTMI, via the coding sequence ATGATAGATAATAAAGTTAAAGAGCTTGCCAGAAAAATAGAAACTGAATCAAAAAAACTAGACAAAAAAATAAAAGATATAGAAAAAATTAAATTATCAATAACTAAAGATTTAAAAAAGAATGTTAAAGAATTAAAAACAAATCAATTAAAAAAACTTCAGGAAGAGAAGAAAAATATTACAGATAAAGTAAAAGAAATGAAGTCTAATCTTTTAAATGCAAGAAAAGAAAATACCACAGAAGAAGTAAATAAAAAAATAGATGAAAAAAAGAGAAATATAGAAAATAATGCAAACAAAAAACCTATAGATAAAACAGCAAAAAAAATCATGAATATGATGGCTTTATACAATAAGAATGCCAATAAAAAACTTATAGAAATTCTTATTACAGTCAAAGAAGAAGATTTAATAAAAGAAACTAATGCATATTTCAAATCTGTGCTTGGAACATTTAAACATATTATTCAATGCGATATATATTTCTTTAATGTATACAGAAAATATTCAAGCAAAAAGAAAATAGAAAATGAAGATATATTAAACTATCTGAATGAAGATTTTACTTTCAATATAAATATAGATGAAGATTTAAACAGTTTAATAGATATAAGAAAAAAATTAGATGATGTTATAATAGCCATTGTTAATAGTATAGAAGATTTTAATATATCAGGAAAAGTAATTATTCCTAATGCGGTAATAAAAAAGCCTAGATATCATTTAATAATGCATGCCTTAAATCATGGAACTCATCATAGAGGAGAGATTTCTGTAATGCTTGATCAAATGGAATATAAAAACGATTATTCAAATTTAATGACTATGATATAA